One genomic window of Corynebacterium sp. sy039 includes the following:
- a CDS encoding acetyl-CoA C-acyltransferase, translated as MTDVYILSAARLPIGKFGGSLAHFSPTELGTFSAQAAIERAGISPEDIQASVAGNVIPTEPSDAYISRKIARAVGMPDSAIALNVNRLCGSGVQAIVSAAQTVRDGDSDIALVTGVESMSNAPYSVENMRKGKKMGEGRLLDWLTGTLECPFGTGHMGVTAENIAGDYGISRTRQDEFAAQSQTRAAAARESGAHKEEIVPVTIHSRKGTTQFHTDEHPRETTVEKLSALPPAFSKDGTVTAGNASGINDGAASLILANAQTVQEQDLRPLAKIISWGIAGVDPTRMGLGPIEAVPKALAKAGLTLDDIDLIESNEAFAAQALAVQDKLGFDPEKTNVWGGAIAHGHPVGATGAILTTKILYGLKRLGKRYGLVTLCIGGGQGIALIVENATESEEA; from the coding sequence ATGACTGACGTCTATATTTTGTCTGCTGCTCGCCTTCCAATTGGAAAATTTGGTGGATCTCTCGCCCATTTCTCCCCCACAGAACTAGGCACATTCTCCGCCCAGGCAGCCATTGAACGTGCAGGAATATCACCAGAAGATATCCAAGCCTCCGTAGCTGGAAATGTGATCCCCACCGAACCATCAGATGCATATATCTCCCGAAAAATCGCCCGAGCAGTAGGAATGCCAGATTCAGCCATAGCGCTCAATGTCAATCGCCTCTGTGGTTCTGGCGTACAAGCAATCGTTTCCGCAGCACAAACTGTTCGCGATGGTGACAGCGACATAGCACTAGTCACAGGTGTGGAATCAATGTCCAATGCCCCTTACTCCGTAGAAAATATGCGCAAAGGCAAAAAAATGGGTGAAGGCCGTCTTCTCGATTGGCTCACCGGCACTCTAGAATGCCCCTTTGGAACAGGCCATATGGGAGTTACCGCAGAAAATATCGCTGGCGACTATGGCATTTCCCGCACCCGACAAGATGAATTTGCCGCACAATCACAAACACGCGCGGCAGCAGCACGAGAATCAGGTGCCCACAAAGAAGAAATCGTGCCAGTGACAATCCACTCACGCAAAGGAACCACCCAGTTCCACACTGATGAGCATCCACGTGAGACAACCGTCGAAAAGCTATCGGCACTACCACCAGCGTTCAGTAAAGACGGCACAGTGACCGCAGGTAATGCCTCCGGAATTAACGACGGTGCTGCATCATTGATTCTTGCTAATGCACAGACAGTGCAAGAACAAGATCTGCGCCCGCTGGCAAAAATTATCAGTTGGGGCATTGCAGGTGTGGATCCAACGCGCATGGGGCTAGGGCCTATTGAAGCAGTACCAAAAGCACTAGCTAAAGCAGGATTAACTCTCGACGATATTGACCTCATTGAGTCCAACGAAGCCTTTGCTGCACAAGCACTCGCTGTCCAGGACAAACTCGGATTCGATCCGGAAAAAACAAATGTCTGGGGTGGCGCTATTGCACATGGTCATCCAGTAGGAGCTACGGGTGCCATTTTGACCACCAAAATTCTCTATGGACTTAAGCGATTGGGCAAGCGCTATGGCTTGGTAACCTTGTGCATCGGTGGTGGTCAAGGCATTGCACTTATCGTCGAAAATGCTACTGAGAGCGAGGAGGCATAA
- a CDS encoding 3-oxoacid CoA-transferase: protein MSHKIVKTREEALEGLEDGMSIAVGGFGICGNPLQLIEGIVDKGTKDLVIYSNNPGTQINNNEHLGLARLFDKHRVTKFAGSYIGFNKEFERQFFAGEIEVDIIPQGTLAEKMRAGGAGIPAFYTATGVDTPRSDGGLPILHDNGKVIKASDPLETREFTFKGEKQKFVLEEAITTDFSLIRAYKADPEGNLVFRKSAGNFNADAATCGKICVVEVEEMVEIGELDMNEIDVPGIYVNRILPLTPEQAANKEIERRTIRPRSTGGDERPQDPQKPEKGWSRLQIAERAAQELHDGEYVNLGIGMPTAVSNYLPTGINITLQSENGLLKTGPYPYEEDVDPDLINAGKECITVLPGGSAFSSSQSFAMIRGGHLDAAILGALEVSQKGDIANWGIPGKKMNGMGGAMDLVKGARRVIAIMDHVSPVDGSSRILKECSLPLTAKQAISRIITNLCVFDVAEHGLILRELAPHVTLDDVAAVTDADYTVELDS from the coding sequence ATGTCACACAAAATTGTTAAAACACGCGAAGAAGCACTTGAGGGACTTGAAGACGGCATGAGCATTGCTGTCGGCGGTTTCGGTATCTGTGGTAATCCACTGCAGCTCATCGAAGGAATTGTAGATAAAGGAACAAAAGACCTTGTTATCTATTCCAATAATCCTGGAACTCAAATCAACAATAATGAGCACCTTGGCCTAGCAAGACTTTTTGACAAACACCGTGTCACAAAGTTTGCCGGATCATATATTGGATTCAATAAGGAATTTGAGCGCCAATTCTTCGCAGGTGAAATTGAAGTAGACATTATCCCCCAGGGCACGCTAGCAGAGAAAATGCGCGCTGGCGGTGCTGGTATTCCAGCTTTCTATACCGCAACCGGTGTCGATACCCCACGATCCGACGGTGGTCTACCGATTCTTCATGACAACGGTAAAGTCATCAAAGCATCTGACCCCTTAGAAACTCGTGAGTTTACTTTTAAGGGAGAGAAACAAAAATTCGTTCTCGAAGAAGCAATTACCACTGACTTCTCCTTGATTCGCGCATATAAAGCAGATCCAGAAGGCAACCTGGTTTTCCGCAAGAGTGCTGGTAACTTCAACGCCGACGCAGCTACTTGCGGAAAAATTTGCGTTGTTGAGGTTGAAGAAATGGTCGAAATCGGCGAACTCGACATGAATGAGATTGATGTCCCAGGCATTTACGTCAATCGCATTTTGCCCCTCACTCCAGAACAAGCAGCGAACAAAGAAATCGAGCGGCGCACAATTCGCCCACGCAGCACCGGTGGCGACGAACGCCCACAAGACCCACAAAAGCCAGAGAAGGGCTGGTCACGACTACAAATAGCTGAACGTGCCGCACAAGAGCTTCACGACGGAGAATATGTCAACCTCGGTATCGGTATGCCCACAGCTGTATCAAACTACCTACCAACCGGCATTAACATCACGCTGCAATCAGAAAATGGTCTTCTCAAAACCGGCCCATATCCTTATGAAGAAGATGTAGACCCTGACCTCATCAATGCCGGCAAGGAATGTATCACCGTCCTACCTGGTGGCTCTGCTTTTAGTTCTTCGCAGAGTTTTGCCATGATTCGTGGCGGTCATCTTGATGCGGCTATTCTTGGCGCGTTGGAAGTATCCCAAAAAGGCGATATCGCAAACTGGGGTATCCCTGGCAAGAAGATGAATGGCATGGGTGGTGCAATGGATCTCGTTAAAGGCGCACGACGGGTAATCGCCATTATGGATCATGTTTCACCAGTTGATGGATCGTCACGCATTCTCAAAGAATGTTCATTGCCTTTGACCGCGAAACAAGCAATCAGCAGAATCATCACAAACTTGTGCGTGTTTGATGTGGCGGAACATGGGCTCATTCTGCGCGAATTAGCTCCTCATGTCACTCTCGACGATGTCGCAGCGGTTACCGACGCAGACTACACTGTTGAACTCGATAGTTAA
- a CDS encoding 3-hydroxyacyl-CoA dehydrogenase/enoyl-CoA hydratase family protein, producing MSTINYAPATALRAPIKKAAVLGAGSMGSGIAALLASTGIDVVLLDMVAEGTNRSERAEKGVEIQLKRRGFYHPTLAQNVRTGNTTDDLELLEDCDWVIEAIFEDLDAKHALYRTVEPHLKAEAILSSNTSTLKLADLVTGVPQQRREKFAITHFFNPPKIMRLVELICSEHTAATTEETLRLAIEHQLGKVALDCRDTPGFIANRVGCFWLAAGAHIARNQGVSYELADATFGKAFGIPRTGIFGLLDYIGLQLVPHVWGSLEKTLPAHDGIHTYPLAHDEFIAALNERGLTGRTGDGGFYRGRDEVINENYEYVKRTAPNDPAVGLKNPREVVETDSAGGRYAKELFLTTLKYCCEVAPEIADNVELIDQGLILGFGWKYGIFALADSIGVSWLEQQYPADEVPELLRAAATHGGFYHGDKVVDSTGAIVARPKRAGAVSIAELLNSGQATTIIDDDAASVHRLSDGIALLDLHTPLNSLSPQALEVISRTLAEREQHDIKALVIGNDESRAFCAGAFLQGIADAGASGDQAQAEKLLRQGSKVMRALRTSPIPIVGAVRGVALGGGAELLVSCDHVVVHADTKIGFPERNVGLFPGWTGTVATLERLYNAGVSEFHHKAFDLVAGAQQLPNAFYAREVELVRADDVIVFSSDLVLAQAIESARALLAHYSPRQNTIIPLYQGDTALDNKWPIPDTTETDAVIVHALAQHYTAEDGITELSFDEFCEREIAFDAPLVVLPANVERAQHMAQTRKPLKN from the coding sequence ATGTCTACTATCAACTATGCACCTGCCACAGCACTACGCGCCCCCATTAAAAAAGCAGCGGTTCTGGGTGCCGGATCCATGGGCTCTGGTATTGCAGCGTTACTTGCTTCCACAGGTATTGATGTGGTTTTGCTGGATATGGTCGCCGAAGGTACCAATCGTAGTGAGCGAGCAGAAAAAGGCGTGGAAATCCAGCTCAAACGACGCGGTTTCTACCACCCCACGCTTGCACAGAATGTACGCACTGGTAACACTACCGACGACCTGGAATTACTGGAAGACTGCGATTGGGTTATTGAAGCAATTTTTGAGGATCTCGATGCCAAGCACGCGCTCTATCGCACAGTTGAGCCACACCTCAAGGCAGAGGCAATTCTCAGTTCTAATACTTCTACCCTCAAACTTGCCGACTTGGTTACCGGGGTACCACAACAGCGTCGGGAGAAGTTTGCGATCACACACTTTTTTAATCCACCCAAGATTATGCGATTAGTGGAGCTCATTTGCAGCGAGCACACAGCTGCCACAACTGAGGAAACACTCAGGCTAGCTATTGAGCACCAGCTTGGGAAAGTAGCACTTGACTGCCGCGATACACCAGGGTTTATCGCTAATCGCGTCGGTTGTTTCTGGTTGGCAGCAGGTGCACATATTGCGCGCAATCAGGGTGTTTCCTATGAGCTTGCCGACGCTACCTTTGGTAAAGCATTCGGCATTCCTCGTACTGGTATTTTCGGATTGCTTGATTACATCGGGTTGCAATTAGTGCCACACGTATGGGGTAGCCTTGAAAAAACTTTGCCAGCACACGACGGTATTCATACATATCCGCTGGCACACGATGAGTTTATTGCAGCGCTCAATGAACGCGGCTTAACTGGCAGAACTGGCGATGGTGGTTTTTATCGCGGACGCGATGAAGTAATTAACGAAAATTACGAGTACGTCAAACGTACTGCGCCAAATGATCCTGCAGTGGGCTTAAAGAATCCTCGTGAAGTAGTTGAGACAGACTCTGCAGGTGGACGCTACGCAAAGGAATTATTCCTCACCACTCTTAAGTATTGCTGCGAAGTCGCACCAGAAATTGCTGATAACGTGGAACTCATCGACCAAGGACTGATTCTAGGTTTTGGGTGGAAATACGGCATTTTTGCTCTTGCCGATAGCATTGGCGTCTCCTGGTTAGAGCAGCAATATCCAGCTGATGAGGTGCCTGAGCTTTTGCGCGCTGCCGCCACACATGGTGGTTTTTATCACGGCGATAAAGTTGTCGATAGCACAGGAGCTATCGTGGCTCGGCCAAAACGTGCAGGTGCAGTGTCCATTGCGGAATTACTCAACAGCGGCCAGGCTACCACCATCATTGACGACGATGCAGCTTCTGTCCACAGACTCTCAGACGGCATTGCCCTGCTTGATTTGCATACTCCACTCAATTCACTTTCCCCTCAAGCACTTGAGGTCATAAGCCGCACCCTTGCTGAACGTGAGCAACACGACATTAAGGCTTTGGTCATTGGTAATGATGAGTCACGTGCTTTTTGTGCTGGTGCATTCCTGCAAGGAATTGCAGACGCAGGTGCTTCCGGGGATCAAGCACAGGCAGAAAAGCTATTGCGACAAGGTTCTAAGGTTATGCGTGCCCTACGTACCAGCCCAATTCCTATTGTTGGTGCAGTACGCGGCGTCGCCCTCGGTGGCGGAGCAGAATTATTAGTCTCTTGTGACCACGTTGTCGTTCATGCTGACACTAAAATTGGTTTCCCAGAGCGCAATGTAGGCCTATTCCCTGGTTGGACTGGCACTGTCGCAACCCTGGAGAGACTATATAACGCAGGGGTGAGCGAGTTCCACCACAAGGCATTTGATCTTGTTGCTGGTGCTCAGCAATTGCCTAATGCGTTTTATGCTCGAGAAGTAGAGCTGGTTCGCGCTGATGATGTGATTGTTTTCTCTAGCGATCTCGTATTGGCTCAAGCCATCGAGAGCGCTCGTGCCTTGCTTGCTCACTACTCGCCAAGGCAGAATACAATCATCCCGCTGTATCAAGGTGATACTGCGCTCGACAACAAGTGGCCCATTCCAGACACTACCGAGACTGACGCTGTCATTGTTCATGCTTTGGCACAACACTACACAGCAGAGGACGGCATCACAGAATTGAGCTTTGATGAGTTCTGCGAGCGAGAAATCGCTTTCGACGCTCCTCTCGTGGTTTTGCCAGCAAATGTTGAGCGTGCGCAGCATATGGCGCAGACTCGCAAACCGCTCAAGAATTAA
- the purM gene encoding phosphoribosylformylglycinamidine cyclo-ligase produces MTKEKEHVSYAAAGVDIEAGDRAVELFAPLAKKATRPEVRGGLGGFAGLFALGKYREPLLAAGSDGVGTKLAVAQAMDKHDTIGIDLVAMCVDDLVVCGAEPLFLQDYIAIGKVVPEHVAQIVSGIAQGCIQAGCALLGGETAEHPGVMKPGEYDVSATAVGVVEADELLGPDRVRAGDVVIAMASSGLHSNGYSLARHVLLEKAGLPLEGYVEELDRTLGEELLEPTRIYAKDCLALADECDVHTFCHVTGGGLVGNLVRVIPEGLVAELSRGTWTPGPIFRFIESVGQVPQEEMEKTFNMGVGMVAVVAAKDRERALAMLTARHIDCWELGTIRHARPEDTESVILSEDHPE; encoded by the coding sequence ATGACTAAAGAAAAAGAACACGTTTCTTATGCTGCTGCTGGTGTAGATATTGAAGCTGGCGATCGTGCAGTTGAACTTTTTGCGCCACTAGCAAAGAAAGCGACCCGACCAGAAGTACGTGGGGGATTGGGCGGTTTTGCTGGATTATTTGCGCTTGGTAAGTATCGTGAGCCGTTACTTGCAGCAGGTTCTGATGGGGTGGGGACAAAACTTGCGGTAGCGCAAGCGATGGATAAACACGACACTATCGGCATTGATCTTGTTGCTATGTGCGTTGATGATCTTGTGGTGTGTGGTGCAGAGCCGTTATTCCTCCAAGATTATATTGCTATCGGCAAGGTTGTGCCTGAGCACGTGGCTCAGATTGTTTCTGGAATTGCACAGGGCTGTATTCAAGCTGGTTGTGCGCTTTTAGGTGGGGAAACTGCAGAACATCCTGGTGTAATGAAACCAGGTGAATATGATGTCTCCGCTACTGCAGTGGGTGTGGTCGAGGCAGATGAGTTGCTTGGTCCAGATCGGGTACGTGCAGGTGATGTGGTCATTGCGATGGCATCGTCGGGATTGCATTCTAATGGTTATTCTTTGGCTCGGCATGTGCTCTTGGAGAAAGCAGGTCTGCCGCTCGAAGGGTACGTCGAGGAGCTAGACCGTACTCTTGGTGAAGAATTGCTAGAACCTACTCGTATTTATGCTAAAGATTGTTTAGCGCTTGCCGACGAATGTGATGTGCATACCTTCTGCCATGTCACAGGTGGTGGCTTAGTAGGTAACTTGGTGCGTGTGATTCCAGAGGGTCTGGTTGCAGAGCTCTCGCGGGGGACATGGACACCAGGACCGATTTTCCGTTTTATTGAATCTGTTGGTCAGGTACCACAGGAAGAAATGGAAAAAACATTCAATATGGGGGTTGGCATGGTTGCTGTGGTGGCAGCCAAGGATCGTGAGCGCGCTCTGGCTATGCTTACTGCTCGGCATATTGACTGCTGGGAGCTGGGCACTATTCGACACGCCAGACCAGAAGATACTGAATCTGTTATTTTGAGTGAGGATCACCCCGAGTAA
- a CDS encoding acyl-CoA dehydrogenase family protein, whose amino-acid sequence MSHNLFQKTTDFLGVFDDISEEDAAIWARARSFQDECHAKINDCWDKGEYPLDLVRRLGELDLLTDGLDIEGHQKMSPLAAGLTLMEITRIDPSMGTVIAVQAGLAMRSIAMLGSDEQKKEWLDGLAKAEKLGAFGLTEPDHGSDSIALETTAVRDGDEFVLNGKKRWIGNGSVGDVTVIWARTEDGEVSGFVVPQNTPGYKGVTQTGKAALRAIYQAEITLTDCRVPLSAQLPGARSFKDVASVLTATRIGVAWMALGSAVACYEKAREYALERHQFGRPLAKNQIIQQRLTNMLLDLNQMMLVVRKVTECEARGELRAEQASFAKLHNTRAARRIAADARDMLGGVGILLENHVIRHFIDIETMHTYEGTDTIQSLIIGKQLTGMSAYR is encoded by the coding sequence ATGAGTCATAATCTTTTCCAAAAAACAACAGATTTCCTTGGAGTTTTTGATGACATCAGCGAAGAAGACGCAGCCATTTGGGCTCGTGCTCGCTCATTCCAAGATGAATGTCACGCGAAAATTAATGATTGCTGGGATAAAGGCGAATACCCGCTAGATCTCGTACGCCGCCTTGGAGAATTAGACCTACTTACCGACGGCCTAGATATTGAGGGGCACCAAAAAATGTCTCCTCTTGCCGCCGGTTTGACTCTCATGGAGATTACACGCATTGACCCATCTATGGGCACTGTTATCGCTGTTCAAGCTGGCCTAGCAATGCGCTCTATCGCGATGCTTGGTTCTGACGAACAAAAGAAAGAATGGCTCGATGGTCTAGCAAAAGCAGAAAAACTGGGCGCATTTGGTCTGACAGAACCAGACCACGGCTCTGACTCCATTGCTTTAGAGACTACCGCTGTTCGGGACGGCGACGAATTCGTACTTAATGGTAAGAAGCGCTGGATTGGTAATGGCTCAGTAGGTGACGTTACTGTGATTTGGGCACGCACTGAAGATGGTGAAGTCTCTGGATTTGTTGTTCCACAGAACACTCCTGGCTACAAGGGCGTGACGCAAACGGGTAAAGCAGCATTACGTGCGATTTATCAAGCAGAAATTACCCTGACAGATTGCCGTGTGCCGTTGAGTGCACAACTACCTGGCGCGCGATCTTTTAAGGATGTTGCATCTGTTTTGACAGCAACTCGTATAGGTGTGGCATGGATGGCATTAGGCTCTGCTGTTGCTTGTTATGAAAAAGCACGCGAGTACGCGCTCGAGCGGCACCAATTTGGTCGCCCGCTGGCAAAGAATCAGATCATTCAACAGCGTCTGACCAATATGCTGCTTGATCTCAATCAAATGATGTTGGTAGTACGTAAGGTCACTGAGTGTGAAGCGCGAGGCGAGTTACGTGCCGAGCAAGCATCTTTTGCAAAACTGCATAATACGCGTGCTGCTAGGCGCATTGCTGCCGACGCTCGCGATATGCTGGGTGGCGTTGGTATTTTGCTGGAGAACCACGTTATTCGCCATTTCATTGATATCGAGACAATGCATACCTATGAAGGCACCGATACAATCCAAAGCCTGATTATCGGTAAACAACTCACCGGAATGTCTGCATATCGCTAG
- a CDS encoding glycoside hydrolase family 32 protein: MCAFYRPRYHVTAPTGRLNDPNGMFVDGDTLHAYYQKDPAFPFAPKRTGWGHVSMNMRTRAQWIHHPDALYPDAAYDSNGCYSGGAIRDESGAIRLFYTGNLYRYQEQQRIRFTSQNSVLVHDVAGAHGGIYRRNPGNPLIDGPASGYTEHYRDPMITRDPHGGHTYRMVLGAQRENETGGIVLYHSDDLDTWDFAGELHFDLSNAQPGTSPDIIPGGYMWECPNLVSIRDRHDGQIYEVLIFCPQGLVSHTDSCGMTHYASSDQCGYVVGHLRGNRFEVLRGFSELDYGHHFYAPQVCYEQPEQDIADSLIMLGWMGLPAHDDTPSVDAEGWVHSLTLPRRLILDQGVVRQELLIPDLPQGAADGVFHYQTQLNDVAQRIVLADTSGTARVSISYEPGLLRVHYAGDTRCVTCEPGQCEVFVDGATVEITAMSGRRAFSIAAFPTPGETWVEPYKL, encoded by the coding sequence ATGTGTGCTTTTTATCGTCCGCGTTATCATGTCACTGCACCAACCGGCAGGCTTAATGATCCCAATGGAATGTTCGTAGATGGTGATACCCTGCATGCGTATTACCAAAAAGATCCTGCGTTTCCCTTTGCGCCTAAGCGTACTGGGTGGGGTCATGTGAGCATGAATATGCGTACGCGCGCACAATGGATACATCATCCTGATGCGCTTTATCCCGATGCTGCCTATGACAGTAACGGTTGTTATTCCGGTGGTGCTATTCGTGATGAGTCTGGTGCCATTCGTCTGTTCTACACGGGCAATCTTTATCGCTACCAGGAGCAGCAGCGCATTCGTTTCACAAGTCAAAATAGTGTGTTAGTACACGATGTTGCTGGCGCTCATGGGGGAATATATCGGCGTAATCCGGGTAATCCGCTTATCGATGGTCCGGCTTCTGGTTATACCGAGCACTATCGCGATCCTATGATTACGCGTGATCCTCATGGAGGTCATACGTATCGCATGGTTCTTGGTGCGCAGCGGGAAAATGAAACAGGTGGAATTGTTCTTTATCATTCTGATGATTTAGACACATGGGATTTTGCTGGTGAATTGCACTTTGATCTCAGTAATGCCCAGCCGGGTACGTCGCCAGATATTATTCCGGGTGGATATATGTGGGAATGTCCGAATTTGGTGAGTATTCGTGATAGGCATGATGGCCAAATTTATGAGGTGCTCATTTTCTGCCCACAGGGGTTGGTGTCCCATACTGATAGCTGTGGTATGACGCATTATGCCAGCAGTGACCAATGTGGCTATGTCGTTGGGCACCTTCGGGGGAATCGTTTTGAGGTGCTACGTGGTTTCAGTGAGCTTGATTATGGTCATCATTTCTATGCTCCTCAGGTGTGCTATGAGCAGCCAGAGCAGGACATAGCAGATTCGCTGATTATGCTTGGGTGGATGGGGTTGCCAGCCCATGATGATACTCCTTCAGTGGATGCTGAAGGTTGGGTTCATTCTTTGACATTGCCGCGGCGTCTTATTCTTGATCAAGGTGTGGTGCGTCAAGAATTACTCATCCCCGACCTCCCTCAAGGGGCGGCAGATGGTGTTTTTCATTATCAGACACAGCTTAACGACGTTGCGCAAAGGATAGTTTTAGCTGATACTTCGGGTACTGCCCGGGTGAGTATTTCTTATGAGCCAGGGTTGTTAAGAGTCCATTATGCAGGGGATACTCGTTGTGTTACGTGTGAACCAGGGCAGTGTGAGGTGTTCGTCGATGGCGCTACTGTAGAAATTACTGCGATGTCTGGGCGCAGAGCTTTTTCTATTGCGGCTTTCCCAACGCCAGGGGAAACGTGGGTGGAACCATATAAATTATGA
- the phoA gene encoding alkaline phosphatase has protein sequence MSKKLFGSLAIRSAVAVTSVSTLLALGACSTGADTAAAKSKETTKSSSSSDSSADKSTGSVGNTVDRAAKGTLKEHGGARRLEADQSEALKEAISASGAKNVILLIGDGMGDSEITAARNVAEGAGGSFKGLDALPVTGQYTHYSLHKDGTPDYVTDSAASGTAWSTGTKTYDGAISVDIDGNPHSTILEIAKANGKATGNVSTAEIQDATPAVQAAHVAKRKCYGPDDAEKCGDDLLEKGGRGSISEQILDTRADVTLGGGLKSFNQTAKAGEWKDKTLLDQAKERGYQVVKNKEELDAISKADQDAPVLGLFSDGNMPVRWKGEQATKEGYLKPAQECAENDERTADIPRLADMTQKAIDLLKDKEEGFFLQVEGASIDKQDHMANPCGQIGETADLDEAVQKALEFAKQDGQTLVVVTADHAHTSQIVDGMSQEDIEEIAQAKNISVEEARATVYPGLSSVLKTKDGGEMTIGYATSENVDVENEGHTGTQLRIAAFGPNAANVAGLTDQTDLFFTIVEALGLDESKTALKK, from the coding sequence ATGTCTAAGAAATTATTTGGTTCTCTTGCAATTCGCAGCGCGGTTGCTGTGACCAGTGTAAGTACACTTTTGGCGCTGGGTGCTTGTTCTACTGGTGCTGATACTGCAGCGGCAAAAAGCAAAGAAACAACCAAATCATCTTCATCTTCTGATTCTTCGGCTGACAAGAGCACAGGATCTGTGGGTAATACTGTTGATCGTGCAGCAAAAGGCACACTCAAGGAACATGGTGGTGCTCGTCGTTTAGAGGCAGATCAAAGTGAAGCTCTCAAAGAAGCTATCAGCGCTAGTGGTGCTAAGAATGTTATTTTGCTCATTGGTGATGGTATGGGCGACTCTGAGATCACTGCTGCTCGTAACGTTGCTGAAGGGGCTGGTGGCAGCTTTAAGGGACTAGATGCTTTGCCAGTGACTGGTCAGTACACTCACTACTCCTTGCACAAAGACGGTACTCCTGATTATGTTACCGATTCTGCTGCTTCTGGTACTGCTTGGTCTACCGGTACTAAGACCTACGACGGTGCTATCTCAGTTGATATTGATGGCAATCCACACTCTACAATCCTGGAAATTGCTAAGGCCAATGGCAAAGCAACAGGTAACGTTTCTACTGCAGAGATTCAAGATGCAACTCCTGCTGTGCAGGCAGCACACGTGGCAAAGCGTAAGTGCTATGGTCCTGACGATGCTGAGAAGTGTGGCGACGATCTGCTAGAAAAGGGTGGACGTGGCTCAATCTCTGAGCAAATTTTGGACACTCGTGCAGATGTGACCCTTGGTGGTGGACTCAAGAGCTTCAACCAGACTGCTAAGGCTGGTGAGTGGAAAGATAAGACTCTGCTTGATCAAGCAAAAGAGCGTGGTTACCAGGTTGTTAAGAACAAGGAAGAGCTAGACGCAATTTCTAAGGCAGATCAGGATGCGCCTGTTCTTGGTTTGTTCTCTGATGGAAATATGCCAGTTCGTTGGAAAGGTGAGCAGGCTACTAAAGAGGGATACCTTAAGCCAGCACAAGAGTGTGCAGAAAACGATGAGCGTACTGCTGATATCCCACGCTTGGCAGATATGACGCAAAAAGCAATTGATCTTCTTAAAGACAAAGAAGAAGGCTTCTTCTTGCAGGTAGAAGGTGCATCGATTGATAAGCAGGACCATATGGCAAATCCATGTGGTCAGATTGGTGAGACTGCTGATCTTGATGAAGCGGTGCAAAAGGCACTTGAGTTCGCTAAGCAAGATGGGCAGACTTTGGTGGTTGTGACTGCTGACCATGCACATACCAGCCAGATTGTTGATGGTATGAGCCAGGAAGATATTGAGGAGATTGCTCAGGCTAAGAACATTAGCGTTGAAGAAGCTCGTGCAACTGTTTACCCAGGTTTGTCTAGTGTCTTGAAGACTAAAGACGGTGGGGAAATGACCATTGGTTATGCAACTTCTGAGAATGTTGATGTTGAAAATGAGGGTCATACTGGTACTCAGTTGCGTATTGCTGCTTTTGGTCCTAATGCGGCTAATGTTGCTGGTTTGACTGACCAGACTGATCTTTTCTTCACTATTGTTGAAGCGCTAGGTCTTGATGAGTCTAAGACTGCGTTGAAGAAGTAA